Proteins co-encoded in one Vibrio aquimaris genomic window:
- the uspB gene encoding universal stress protein UspB, translated as MITADTILFTLMLITLVNMARYLTALRSLIYIMREAHPLLYQQVDGGGFFTAHGNVTKQVRLYHYLKSKEYHHHHDEIFTGKCERVRELFILSSSLLGVTLFAAMIL; from the coding sequence ATGATCACAGCTGATACGATTTTATTCACGTTAATGTTAATCACCTTGGTCAACATGGCCAGATACTTAACCGCCTTACGTTCTCTCATATACATTATGCGCGAAGCTCACCCCTTGCTTTATCAGCAAGTTGATGGTGGCGGATTCTTCACCGCTCATGGTAACGTGACTAAGCAGGTTAGGCTTTATCATTATTTGAAGAGTAAAGAGTACCACCATCATCATGATGAAATCTTTACCGGCAAGTGTGAAAGAGTAAGGGAGCTGTTTATTCTATCGAGTTCTCTACTCGGAGTAACCCTCTTTGCAGCTATGATTCTGTAG
- the ftnA gene encoding non-heme ferritin, with translation MLSQAMVDQLNEQINLEFFSSNLYLQMSAWCEDKGFEGAAEFLRAHAVEEMGHMQRLFTYVSETGAMPILGAIEAPKHEFASLGDVFRETYEHEQMITQNINKLAHVAFTSQDYSTFNFLQWYVAEQHEEEKLFKGIIDKLDLVGEDGKALFFIDKDLAALAKEGSSSIMDAPAE, from the coding sequence ATGCTTTCACAGGCGATGGTTGATCAACTGAATGAGCAAATTAATCTCGAATTTTTCTCATCCAATCTATACTTACAAATGAGTGCTTGGTGTGAAGACAAAGGATTTGAAGGTGCCGCCGAGTTTCTTCGTGCACACGCGGTTGAAGAAATGGGGCACATGCAGCGACTTTTTACTTACGTAAGTGAAACAGGCGCCATGCCAATTTTGGGTGCAATTGAAGCCCCTAAGCATGAGTTTGCCAGTTTAGGTGACGTATTCCGTGAGACTTATGAACACGAGCAAATGATAACTCAGAACATCAATAAGCTTGCCCACGTCGCTTTTACGTCCCAAGACTACTCAACTTTCAACTTCCTGCAGTGGTATGTCGCAGAACAACACGAAGAAGAGAAGTTGTTTAAAGGGATCATAGACAAGCTTGATCTTGTTGGTGAAGACGGTAAAGCCCTGTTCTTTATTGACAAAGATTTAGCAGCTTTGGCGAAAGAAGGTTCATCTTCTATCATGGATGCCCCCGCTGAATAA
- a CDS encoding NAD(P)/FAD-dependent oxidoreductase encodes MTEKFDVVIIGAGAAGLMCAAEAGKRGRNVLVLDHAKKPGRKILIAGGGRCNFTNYDVSASNFLCQNPHFVKSALSQYTNWDFIAMVSKHGIEFEERDHGQLFCVGDYTSKDIVKMLLAECDLPTVTQRYQQDVHHIEKTQSGFVLDVNTHSIECDSLVIATGGLSMPKLGATPFGYKVAEQFGLNIEPTTAGLVPFTLHKEDKEAFAELSGIAVDAEITAQDGTVFKEALLFTHRGLSGPSVLQISSYWRAGQAVTINLVPDVDVDALLASNLEKHPNQSLKNTLAKVLPKRLVEVLIERKVLTDKPLKQFTSKQLIEVTEKLENWRIMPNGTEGYRTAEVTLGGVSTEHISSKTMQCKDIAGLYFIGEVVDVTGWLGGYNFQWCWSSGFVAGQWV; translated from the coding sequence ATGACAGAGAAGTTTGATGTTGTCATTATCGGAGCGGGCGCTGCGGGTTTAATGTGTGCGGCAGAGGCAGGTAAACGTGGTCGTAATGTGCTGGTACTGGATCATGCTAAAAAGCCCGGTCGAAAAATTCTCATCGCAGGTGGTGGTCGTTGTAACTTCACTAACTATGACGTGTCGGCGAGCAACTTTTTATGCCAAAACCCTCATTTTGTTAAGTCTGCGCTATCTCAATATACCAATTGGGACTTTATTGCCATGGTCAGCAAGCATGGTATTGAGTTTGAAGAACGCGACCATGGCCAGCTGTTTTGCGTTGGTGATTACACGTCAAAAGATATCGTTAAGATGCTCTTAGCCGAGTGCGATTTGCCCACTGTTACTCAGCGCTACCAACAAGATGTCCATCATATCGAAAAGACCCAGTCTGGCTTTGTGCTTGATGTAAACACCCATTCCATTGAGTGTGATTCACTAGTCATCGCGACTGGTGGCCTGTCAATGCCAAAGCTTGGTGCAACGCCATTTGGCTATAAAGTGGCTGAGCAGTTTGGCCTAAACATCGAACCAACTACTGCAGGCCTTGTGCCTTTTACCCTTCACAAAGAGGATAAAGAAGCGTTTGCTGAGTTGTCTGGTATTGCCGTCGATGCTGAAATTACTGCCCAAGATGGCACAGTATTTAAAGAAGCTTTGCTGTTTACCCACAGAGGTTTATCTGGTCCTTCTGTGCTGCAAATATCCTCATACTGGAGGGCAGGACAAGCGGTTACGATTAACTTGGTTCCTGATGTCGATGTCGATGCTTTGCTGGCGAGTAATCTTGAAAAGCACCCCAACCAGAGTTTGAAAAATACCTTAGCTAAAGTGCTGCCCAAGCGTTTAGTAGAGGTTCTGATAGAGCGTAAAGTTCTCACAGATAAGCCACTAAAGCAGTTCACTTCTAAACAGCTAATAGAAGTCACTGAGAAACTTGAGAATTGGCGCATCATGCCCAATGGCACAGAAGGCTATCGCACCGCAGAAGTTACCTTGGGCGGTGTGAGTACCGAACATATTTCATCCAAGACGATGCAATGTAAAGACATAGCAGGCCTCTATTTTATTGGCGAAGTAGTGGATGTGACAGGTTGGCTTGGCGGCTATAATTTCCAATGGTGCTGGAGCTCAGGCTTTGTGGCAGGGCAATGGGTGTAG